One genomic region from Methanomassiliicoccales archaeon encodes:
- the ileS gene encoding isoleucine--tRNA ligase produces the protein MIKQVQQNYNPAEIEQKVKEYWEITNAYKKTKELRSSGSDFYFVDGPPYTTGSIHLGTAWNKIIKDTVIRFKRMQKFNVRDQPGYDMHGLPIEVKVEQSIGIKSKKEIEEYGIDRFVSTCKEFALDFQKRMTEQFKELGVWLDWENPYMTIKPEYIEAAWWTLKRAYDQGLLTIAHRVLSWCPRCETALAEAEIEYWDEKDPSIYVEFPLRDEEDVALLVWTTTPWTLPANMAVAIHPDFTYAKVKYFGPGGESKTIIVLDSLVEEVAALSDYEEFEVLETIEGDDLIGLEYIPPFYEEMPYQKNVAGKWVHRVVPSKNVAAENTGLVHIAPGHGPEDFEIGMEFGLEAFCPVDGTGRFTKEAGDWLAGMNVRKSNAVIIERLREKGLLYYEGTIDHRYGHCWRCDSPIIYRVTDQWFLRVTQIKEMMLEEIEKIRWTPDWAGSSREYDWTLNAKDWCISRQRYWGIPLPVWKCGCGEMKIIGTISDLRGAKGYRDGMELHRPWIDTVILTCEKCGGEMRRVPDVLDVWFDSGVSTWAQLGFPGNRKDFDRWWPAKWITEAHDQTRGWFYSQLAASCICFQRAPYESVLMHGWVLDPTGQPMSKSKGNVIEPSAVIKEYGADALRFYMMRTNAPWEDIAFQFEGVKNARRTLNILWNVCNFATSYMVIDNFDPSSVSNEMLKDHLRTEDLWLISKCEKLKNDVTRYLNSYELHKACRALEDFILEDVSRWYVRLVRDRMWKEEGDLDKLAAYRTLYDALMTTVKLIAPFCPHIAEEIYQHLDGSLETVHMLEWPVPDMTKTNDRLETAMRTVQEIVEIVTRERQSKGVKLRWPLRRLIIKPANKEMMDSIKSLESVLLSQANVKAIEYVDPDHEWEELILNVVPNPHAIGKVYRQWSSKIAVLLKSRPAKQVKESIEKGEYYLGIEGQLIKIEPNMVSFTVSLPPDVVSAKFSEGELYIDFKITQDIEAEGFSRELIRRIQQMRKDAKLDIEEYIRAQIRAPTKLIEFFKVHMQYIMGETRAKELEFVDEPKGELVREWDIEGESVVIGITSMHIRDAMKEFMKIPGLTKETAIALVESGFRNLEELKKANEERLSSIKGLNKNDVRKILHFFTKKEVAEGEPCPSCGAPIKPGVTTCPSCGRSISTEEEVMPKERLIAYLLRIPRMNSLKAEMLYDAGFNTIEKIKKATREELRSLKGIGAKTADMIYQYAQSGGFEKNITCGKCGSEIRPDALACPSCGTSVPVEGEEIEEIEKPEVREIEGLALEKTFTYLIKEEKSDRSYELFTKALSKGFKGFCVTRNYPLKIKTKYDLGDTPIIWLSNVGKDNSLRPKDLEKLSVSLEQFLLSTSNGIILLDGLEYLITNNNFLTVLRFIQSLRDQVAIREAILLLALNPSTLEQHELNLLEKEVDVTI, from the coding sequence ATGATTAAGCAAGTTCAACAAAATTACAATCCAGCAGAAATTGAACAGAAAGTAAAGGAATACTGGGAGATCACAAACGCGTATAAGAAAACAAAAGAGCTTCGATCAAGTGGTTCGGATTTCTATTTTGTTGACGGCCCTCCATACACGACTGGATCAATACATCTTGGGACAGCATGGAATAAAATCATTAAAGATACTGTGATCAGGTTCAAAAGGATGCAGAAATTCAACGTAAGGGATCAACCCGGCTACGATATGCACGGACTCCCGATTGAGGTAAAGGTCGAGCAGTCGATTGGAATAAAGAGTAAGAAGGAAATTGAAGAATACGGAATCGATAGGTTCGTCAGTACTTGCAAGGAATTTGCTCTCGATTTTCAGAAAAGGATGACTGAACAGTTTAAGGAGCTTGGCGTATGGTTAGATTGGGAAAACCCATATATGACGATCAAGCCAGAGTATATAGAGGCAGCTTGGTGGACTCTCAAGAGGGCATATGATCAGGGTCTTTTAACGATTGCACACAGAGTCTTATCGTGGTGTCCGCGGTGCGAAACAGCGCTCGCCGAAGCAGAAATTGAGTACTGGGATGAAAAAGACCCATCAATTTATGTCGAATTTCCTTTGAGGGACGAAGAGGATGTTGCATTGCTCGTTTGGACCACGACTCCATGGACTCTGCCTGCGAATATGGCCGTCGCAATACATCCCGATTTCACATATGCTAAGGTCAAGTACTTCGGACCTGGTGGTGAAAGTAAAACGATCATCGTTCTTGATAGTTTAGTCGAAGAAGTTGCCGCCCTTTCAGATTATGAAGAATTCGAAGTATTGGAGACCATTGAAGGGGACGATCTAATTGGATTAGAATACATACCTCCCTTTTACGAAGAGATGCCGTATCAAAAGAATGTAGCGGGTAAATGGGTTCATAGGGTAGTGCCGTCGAAAAATGTGGCCGCCGAAAATACAGGTCTCGTTCATATCGCTCCAGGACATGGTCCAGAGGATTTTGAGATCGGAATGGAATTCGGTCTGGAAGCATTCTGTCCAGTTGATGGCACTGGTAGGTTTACTAAGGAGGCAGGAGACTGGCTCGCAGGAATGAATGTAAGAAAGTCCAATGCGGTGATCATTGAACGTCTCAGGGAAAAGGGTTTACTATATTATGAAGGAACGATCGACCACCGGTACGGCCATTGCTGGAGATGTGACTCCCCCATCATATACAGAGTGACTGACCAATGGTTCCTCCGAGTGACTCAGATCAAGGAGATGATGCTTGAAGAGATTGAGAAGATAAGATGGACTCCTGATTGGGCCGGCTCATCGAGAGAGTATGATTGGACTCTGAATGCGAAAGACTGGTGCATCTCGAGGCAGAGATACTGGGGGATTCCCCTCCCTGTATGGAAATGTGGATGTGGGGAGATGAAGATCATCGGAACGATATCCGACCTCAGAGGTGCAAAGGGATACAGAGACGGCATGGAGCTTCACCGTCCGTGGATTGATACCGTAATCTTAACATGCGAGAAATGTGGCGGGGAGATGAGGCGTGTTCCTGATGTTCTTGATGTCTGGTTTGATTCAGGTGTATCAACATGGGCGCAGCTCGGTTTCCCCGGGAATCGGAAAGATTTCGATAGATGGTGGCCAGCGAAGTGGATTACCGAAGCGCATGATCAGACAAGGGGTTGGTTCTATTCGCAGCTCGCCGCTAGTTGCATCTGTTTTCAAAGGGCGCCATACGAGTCCGTCCTCATGCACGGCTGGGTCCTGGACCCCACAGGACAGCCGATGTCCAAGAGTAAGGGGAATGTCATAGAACCTTCAGCTGTCATTAAAGAATACGGCGCAGATGCCTTGAGATTTTATATGATGAGGACAAACGCACCTTGGGAAGATATTGCGTTTCAGTTTGAAGGAGTCAAGAACGCGAGAAGAACACTTAACATTCTTTGGAATGTCTGCAATTTCGCCACCTCATATATGGTAATTGATAACTTTGACCCCTCATCCGTGAGTAATGAAATGCTAAAAGACCATTTACGAACAGAAGACCTGTGGCTTATCTCAAAATGTGAGAAGCTGAAGAACGATGTCACCCGATATCTCAATTCATACGAATTGCATAAAGCATGCAGGGCACTCGAAGACTTCATTTTGGAGGATGTCAGCAGGTGGTACGTGCGACTAGTTAGAGACAGAATGTGGAAAGAGGAGGGCGATTTGGATAAACTCGCAGCGTACAGGACACTCTATGATGCGTTGATGACCACCGTTAAACTGATTGCGCCATTTTGCCCACATATCGCGGAGGAAATTTACCAACATCTTGACGGCTCACTTGAAACTGTGCACATGCTAGAATGGCCAGTTCCGGACATGACAAAGACAAATGATCGATTGGAAACGGCAATGAGAACCGTTCAGGAAATCGTTGAGATCGTAACAAGAGAAAGACAAAGCAAAGGCGTAAAGTTGCGATGGCCCCTAAGACGGTTGATTATCAAGCCAGCAAATAAGGAGATGATGGATTCAATCAAATCACTTGAGAGCGTGCTCCTTTCGCAAGCCAATGTTAAGGCAATAGAGTACGTCGATCCAGATCATGAATGGGAGGAGCTGATTTTGAATGTAGTTCCGAACCCTCATGCCATCGGAAAAGTCTATAGACAGTGGTCAAGTAAGATTGCCGTACTCTTAAAGAGCAGACCTGCAAAACAAGTGAAAGAGAGCATTGAGAAGGGGGAGTACTATCTAGGCATAGAAGGGCAACTTATAAAGATCGAGCCGAATATGGTCTCATTCACCGTATCACTTCCCCCTGATGTGGTAAGCGCAAAATTCTCTGAAGGTGAGCTATATATCGATTTCAAAATCACGCAGGACATAGAGGCAGAGGGATTCTCGCGTGAATTGATTAGAAGAATTCAGCAGATGAGAAAAGACGCGAAATTAGATATTGAAGAGTACATCAGAGCTCAAATAAGAGCACCGACGAAACTTATTGAGTTCTTCAAAGTCCATATGCAGTATATTATGGGCGAAACGAGAGCCAAGGAGCTCGAATTTGTCGATGAACCAAAAGGCGAACTCGTCAGAGAATGGGACATCGAAGGAGAGAGTGTTGTCATTGGCATCACTTCGATGCATATAAGAGACGCTATGAAGGAGTTCATGAAAATCCCTGGCCTTACAAAAGAAACAGCAATTGCGTTAGTGGAAAGTGGCTTTAGAAATCTGGAAGAACTGAAAAAAGCGAACGAAGAACGTCTCTCCAGCATTAAAGGGTTAAACAAGAACGATGTGAGGAAGATACTTCATTTCTTCACAAAAAAAGAAGTTGCTGAAGGTGAGCCTTGCCCTAGCTGCGGCGCACCGATCAAGCCGGGGGTAACGACTTGCCCTTCCTGCGGCAGATCGATCAGCACTGAGGAAGAAGTAATGCCAAAAGAGCGGTTAATCGCTTATTTGCTTAGGATCCCCAGGATGAATTCATTAAAGGCTGAGATGCTGTATGACGCTGGGTTTAACACCATTGAAAAGATCAAGAAAGCAACCAGAGAGGAGCTCAGATCGCTGAAGGGTATCGGTGCGAAAACAGCGGATATGATATATCAATATGCTCAGTCAGGCGGATTTGAAAAGAATATCACGTGTGGCAAATGTGGATCGGAGATTAGGCCTGATGCTCTCGCTTGTCCTTCATGTGGGACGAGCGTTCCTGTCGAAGGTGAAGAGATTGAAGAAATTGAAAAGCCTGAGGTTAGGGAAATCGAAGGCCTCGCATTGGAGAAGACTTTCACCTATCTTATCAAGGAGGAAAAGTCAGATAGATCCTACGAACTGTTCACGAAAGCACTCTCTAAGGGGTTCAAAGGATTCTGTGTGACAAGGAATTATCCATTAAAGATCAAGACGAAGTACGACTTGGGAGACACCCCAATCATCTGGCTTTCTAATGTAGGGAAGGACAATAGTCTAAGGCCAAAGGATCTTGAGAAACTAAGTGTCTCTCTGGAACAGTTCCTTTTGTCAACAAGTAATGGCATTATACTTCTCGACGGGTTGGAATACTTGATCACAAATAACAATTTCCTGACTGTGCTGCGATTTATTCAGTCTCTCAGAGACCAAGTTGCGATTAGAGAGGCGATACTTCTTCTTGCCCTCAATCCGTCAACGCTTGAACAACACGAATTGAATCTGCTAGAGAAGGAAGTTGATGTAACGATCTAA
- the rnz gene encoding ribonuclease Z, with amino-acid sequence MRIIFLGTGGGLPTPKRNLPATAFQIGSEIILFDCGEGTQRQFMLSNASFMKIQKIFITHFHGDHFLGLPGLIQSMNFVGRKKKLEIFGPPGIDEIVRKVANLGYFSPGFEISSVELKPRESLHFNGYDIHAIEVDHLVPAYGYILKETDRPGRFLPEKAKALGLREGPFFRVLQEGRSIELNGKLITPEMVTGPPRPGIKIAISGDTRPCDRFAEAAENADLIIHEATLDSSLREQADEYGHSTAEGAALIALKAHAGVLYLNHISNRYEDASILEKEARAIFSNSFITEDLLEVTVKRRKE; translated from the coding sequence GTGCGAATCATATTCCTCGGTACTGGCGGAGGATTGCCTACACCGAAGAGAAACCTCCCGGCAACTGCATTCCAGATCGGATCCGAAATCATCCTGTTCGATTGTGGAGAGGGGACGCAGAGACAATTCATGTTATCAAACGCCTCATTTATGAAGATTCAGAAGATTTTTATCACTCATTTTCACGGCGATCACTTCCTTGGCCTACCTGGCCTTATTCAATCAATGAACTTTGTTGGTCGCAAAAAGAAACTTGAGATTTTTGGTCCACCAGGTATCGACGAAATCGTTCGCAAGGTTGCAAATTTAGGGTACTTCTCGCCAGGATTTGAAATATCATCGGTGGAATTGAAGCCTCGTGAATCTTTGCACTTTAACGGATACGACATACATGCGATCGAAGTCGATCATCTTGTACCCGCCTATGGTTATATTCTAAAGGAAACGGATAGACCTGGACGTTTTCTCCCAGAAAAAGCCAAGGCGTTAGGTCTGAGGGAGGGACCTTTTTTCCGGGTGCTACAGGAAGGTCGCAGTATTGAGCTTAATGGGAAGTTGATAACTCCTGAAATGGTGACCGGTCCACCACGACCAGGCATCAAAATCGCCATATCAGGTGATACGAGACCTTGTGACAGATTCGCTGAGGCTGCTGAAAACGCAGACTTGATCATACATGAAGCTACCCTCGACTCGTCGCTTCGTGAACAAGCTGATGAATACGGTCATTCAACTGCAGAAGGGGCTGCACTGATCGCGTTGAAGGCGCATGCTGGCGTTCTTTACCTAAATCATATCAGTAATAGATATGAAGACGCTTCGATCCTTGAGAAAGAAGCCCGTGCGATTTTTTCAAATAGTTTTATTACAGAAGATCTTTTGGAAGTCACTGTGAAGCGCAGGAAGGAATAA
- a CDS encoding DUF126 domain-containing protein, with amino-acid sequence MILKGRGISKGKAEGDLVLIHCPFSFLGGVDTKSGSLLTPKELKGRQIAGRVLVFPVGKGSTVGSYTILELKRAGNSPAAIINEKAEPIVATGAVMAGLPLVDKIDLSLLRDGDRALVDGNNGTVEIPRVAEKHVVSCILKRKDRILILRRSEKVGTFKGYWAGVSGFVEKGEMPLETAFKEILEELGVNSAKLVKTGEPLMIRSGDVLWTIHPYLFDVDESKITTDWEHTEYRWILPNELASYEIVPGLDKVVSSLLANSGGARNCNSHAF; translated from the coding sequence TTGATTTTAAAAGGTAGGGGCATCTCTAAGGGCAAAGCGGAGGGCGACCTTGTCCTCATTCACTGTCCGTTCAGTTTTCTCGGAGGGGTTGACACCAAATCAGGTTCTTTGCTGACTCCTAAAGAACTGAAAGGTAGACAAATTGCTGGTCGGGTACTAGTTTTTCCTGTGGGGAAGGGTAGCACTGTTGGTTCTTATACGATTTTGGAGCTAAAGAGAGCGGGCAATTCTCCGGCTGCAATTATTAATGAAAAAGCCGAACCAATCGTGGCAACCGGCGCTGTTATGGCAGGCTTACCGCTCGTAGACAAGATCGATTTGTCCCTATTGAGAGATGGGGATCGTGCGCTTGTCGATGGGAATAACGGCACCGTCGAAATCCCTAGGGTCGCTGAAAAACATGTCGTGTCATGTATTTTGAAAAGAAAGGATCGCATTTTGATACTGAGGCGCAGTGAGAAGGTGGGAACCTTTAAAGGATACTGGGCAGGTGTCAGCGGTTTTGTCGAAAAGGGCGAAATGCCTTTGGAAACTGCATTTAAGGAGATATTGGAAGAACTAGGTGTCAATAGCGCTAAGCTTGTAAAAACTGGCGAGCCATTAATGATCAGATCAGGGGATGTCCTTTGGACGATCCACCCCTATTTGTTTGATGTTGACGAATCAAAAATAACTACTGATTGGGAACACACTGAATATCGCTGGATTCTTCCAAACGAACTGGCTTCATACGAAATAGTCCCCGGGCTAGATAAAGTCGTATCGTCGCTTCTTGCAAACAGCGGAGGTGCGAGAAATTGTAATAGCCATGCGTTTTAG
- a CDS encoding uroporphyrinogen decarboxylase family protein, giving the protein MTPRERVLASINLKEPDRVPLDFGGVVSGIVMGRPFGYEALCRAMGITDPIEPQINTRLSCVQNIDERILKRFDIDIRHISIGGKPLEELANGLYRDSWGLILKPSGLYKSIPDELAPLRDAKSIKDIENYPFWPDPDDPVFTKGKRKEAKELYTKTDYAIFAHPGYAGRIFHMYAGLRGFDKWLLDMRTNPEFYDAFATKITDVAIDVCKSFYNEVGDYIDVAVYYDDMGMQTGGFVSLEDYRKFIKPYTARYVREIKEITKAKFFYHTCGSVYSYVNDFIEIGIDILNPIQPLAKNMAPELLKREFGSRICFHGGIDVQRLLPFGSVNDIKESVRKTMRILSPGGGWIFAPAHNIQPDTPPENIIAMYAVARDFQPS; this is encoded by the coding sequence ATGACACCAAGAGAAAGGGTTTTGGCATCTATCAATTTGAAGGAACCCGATCGAGTACCATTGGATTTTGGGGGCGTCGTATCTGGAATTGTGATGGGTCGTCCATTTGGATACGAAGCGCTTTGTCGCGCGATGGGAATCACCGATCCGATCGAACCGCAAATCAATACGCGATTAAGCTGTGTACAAAACATTGATGAGAGGATTTTGAAGCGATTTGATATTGATATCCGTCATATCAGCATCGGGGGAAAACCGTTAGAAGAGCTTGCTAACGGTCTTTATAGGGATTCATGGGGACTAATTCTAAAACCATCTGGGCTATATAAGAGTATCCCAGATGAACTGGCGCCGTTGAGAGACGCTAAGTCCATTAAAGATATTGAAAATTATCCGTTTTGGCCAGACCCAGATGACCCAGTTTTTACAAAGGGGAAAAGAAAGGAAGCGAAGGAACTGTACACCAAGACAGATTATGCGATATTTGCGCACCCGGGATATGCTGGTCGGATTTTCCATATGTATGCGGGACTGCGTGGATTTGATAAGTGGTTGCTTGACATGAGAACTAACCCCGAGTTCTATGATGCCTTTGCGACCAAGATCACCGATGTGGCTATTGATGTGTGTAAATCATTTTACAACGAAGTGGGAGACTACATAGATGTGGCGGTGTACTATGATGATATGGGGATGCAAACTGGTGGTTTTGTCTCGTTGGAAGACTATCGCAAATTCATCAAACCTTATACGGCTCGCTACGTCAGAGAAATAAAAGAGATAACAAAGGCGAAGTTTTTCTATCACACATGTGGCTCTGTTTATTCCTATGTGAATGATTTCATTGAAATAGGAATCGACATTCTGAACCCAATACAGCCCCTTGCAAAAAACATGGCACCCGAATTGCTAAAGAGAGAATTTGGATCCCGAATCTGCTTCCATGGAGGAATTGATGTCCAAAGGCTATTGCCATTTGGTTCTGTAAATGATATTAAAGAAAGTGTTCGTAAAACAATGAGAATTCTTTCACCAGGTGGAGGTTGGATATTTGCCCCGGCTCATAATATTCAGCCTGATACCCCGCCTGAGAATATCATTGCTATGTATGCAGTTGCACGTGACTTTCAACCAAGCTAG
- the rpe gene encoding ribulose-phosphate 3-epimerase: protein MIKIAPSILSANFSRLGEELKRAEDAGADWIHIDVMDGHFVPNITIGPVVIKSIRPSCSLPFDVHLMVASPERFIDEFARAGADLITIHIESTESIEKTLRQIKSLGKKAGLSLNPATPFETAKKYMELVDLVLVMTVQPGFAGQKFMPEVIPKLKEIRQFIDHSGLDIEVEVDGGINRQTCNVAVNAGATVLAAGSALFSAKDMKEEIRIWKELVTR, encoded by the coding sequence ATGATAAAGATTGCTCCTTCAATTCTATCAGCGAATTTTTCAAGATTGGGAGAAGAGTTGAAAAGAGCAGAAGATGCCGGTGCTGATTGGATCCACATAGATGTTATGGATGGTCATTTTGTCCCAAATATCACAATAGGTCCTGTCGTCATCAAGTCTATTCGTCCTTCGTGCTCCCTTCCATTCGACGTCCACCTTATGGTTGCCTCCCCAGAAAGATTCATTGATGAATTCGCAAGAGCCGGGGCCGATCTCATTACTATTCACATCGAATCAACCGAATCAATTGAGAAAACTCTGAGGCAAATCAAGTCACTGGGCAAAAAAGCTGGATTATCATTAAATCCTGCAACACCTTTTGAAACAGCAAAAAAGTACATGGAACTTGTCGATTTAGTTCTTGTCATGACGGTTCAACCCGGCTTCGCTGGCCAGAAATTCATGCCCGAAGTCATCCCAAAGCTGAAAGAGATCCGCCAGTTTATCGATCACTCGGGTCTTGATATCGAGGTAGAAGTAGATGGGGGGATTAACAGGCAAACGTGCAACGTTGCAGTCAATGCCGGTGCAACTGTCCTTGCGGCAGGGAGTGCGCTTTTCAGTGCTAAAGACATGAAAGAAGAGATAAGGATCTGGAAAGAACTCGTGACACGTTAA
- the fen gene encoding flap endonuclease-1: MVKVDSMGVNLSEIVPVDVLALDALSGKRIAIDAYNAIYQFLSVIRQPDGTPLMDSKGRITSHLAGLLYRNANLLEAGILPVYVFDGIPPEMKSQTILERSERRNRAKKEWEDALRSGDYAKAFSKATQSTRITNEIVASSRILLTYLGIPIVQAPEEGEAQAAYMASKGDVWAASSQDFDSLLFGAPRLVRNLTLTSKRKLPGREDFKEVNIELIELQKTLEYLGISRDQLIDLCILMGTDYNEGLFGIGPKKALKLIKDYGNLETALKAIGAEIPKYDAIRRIFKDFEKTDQYSIENKAAEKSKVIEFLCEEHDFSRNRVENALSKIDAAWTKIKTQQRRQQSLDLWS; encoded by the coding sequence TTGGTCAAGGTAGATAGTATGGGTGTCAATCTTTCAGAGATTGTTCCAGTCGATGTATTGGCTCTCGATGCCTTATCAGGTAAACGAATTGCGATCGATGCTTATAACGCGATCTACCAGTTTCTTTCGGTCATACGGCAGCCCGACGGCACACCACTCATGGACTCAAAAGGAAGAATCACTTCACATCTAGCTGGATTGCTCTATCGAAATGCGAACCTTTTGGAAGCGGGTATTCTTCCAGTCTATGTATTTGATGGTATTCCACCTGAAATGAAAAGCCAGACAATTCTGGAAAGAAGCGAGAGGAGAAATAGGGCGAAGAAGGAATGGGAGGATGCATTACGAAGTGGCGATTATGCCAAGGCTTTCTCAAAAGCCACTCAATCGACGAGGATAACAAATGAAATCGTTGCATCGTCTAGGATTCTACTTACATATCTCGGGATTCCGATCGTGCAAGCGCCCGAAGAGGGAGAAGCCCAGGCGGCGTATATGGCATCAAAAGGAGATGTATGGGCCGCGTCGTCCCAAGACTTCGACTCATTACTTTTTGGTGCACCGCGACTTGTGCGAAACTTAACATTGACGTCAAAAAGGAAATTGCCAGGTAGGGAAGATTTCAAGGAAGTCAATATCGAACTCATTGAATTGCAAAAAACGCTCGAGTACCTCGGCATTTCCAGAGATCAACTCATCGACTTGTGCATATTAATGGGGACAGACTATAATGAAGGCTTGTTTGGAATCGGTCCTAAGAAAGCGTTGAAATTGATCAAAGACTATGGAAATTTAGAAACTGCGTTGAAAGCCATTGGCGCAGAAATTCCCAAGTATGATGCCATTAGGAGAATATTCAAAGATTTTGAAAAAACTGATCAATATTCTATCGAGAACAAGGCGGCTGAAAAATCAAAGGTAATTGAATTCCTATGTGAAGAGCATGATTTTTCGAGAAATCGAGTCGAAAATGCTCTCTCAAAAATTGACGCAGCCTGGACAAAAATAAAAACTCAACAACGTCGGCAACAGAGTCTCGACTTATGGAGTTGA
- a CDS encoding MFS transporter yields MLSSAGLSAASLFIPNLARNEFGSTNAEIGIIVASYNASVFLSSYFFGRASDVYGRRFILISGLLLSSIACAIQIFSTDTISLILVRIFLGVCAGMFPSALIAYVYESGKKIGKFSAYGSLGFGLGVFLAGIIGVYYEIFLASAALLAASFALSLYLPFGKQSLHKIPLFPVTVIKRNLPVCLSVMLRHVGANMIWVTYPIFLEDLGADPIFIGAIYAVNSIGQFIFMQFLDRYSSNRLVIAGFALSAATFPSYTLATVYWQIVPAQILLASAWSCLYVGSLKYVMERNEEKGTSAGMLQSFLSISAIIGAALGGVVSFKFGYHGSMYIATMLAISGLIVFATSNRMKVPAKD; encoded by the coding sequence ATGCTGTCCAGCGCAGGGCTCTCCGCTGCCTCTCTATTCATTCCGAATCTGGCACGGAATGAATTTGGATCAACGAATGCTGAAATAGGTATAATCGTGGCGTCATATAACGCATCAGTTTTTTTATCTTCATATTTCTTTGGGAGGGCCTCTGATGTATACGGCAGGCGTTTCATTCTCATATCTGGTCTTTTGCTTTCATCGATAGCTTGTGCAATCCAAATATTTTCTACAGACACAATATCTCTGATTTTAGTTAGAATCTTTCTTGGCGTTTGTGCCGGCATGTTTCCTTCGGCACTTATTGCCTATGTTTATGAATCAGGGAAAAAAATTGGAAAATTCAGTGCTTACGGCAGCCTAGGTTTTGGACTTGGAGTTTTCCTCGCAGGAATCATCGGGGTATATTATGAAATCTTCTTGGCAAGTGCGGCACTTTTGGCCGCGTCATTTGCGTTATCGTTATATTTACCGTTTGGAAAGCAATCATTACACAAAATACCGCTTTTTCCAGTGACAGTGATCAAGAGGAATCTCCCTGTATGTCTCTCAGTCATGCTCAGACATGTAGGTGCGAATATGATTTGGGTGACCTACCCAATTTTTCTCGAGGATTTAGGGGCAGATCCGATCTTCATCGGGGCGATTTATGCAGTGAACTCGATTGGTCAATTCATTTTCATGCAATTTTTGGATCGTTACAGTTCGAACAGATTAGTCATTGCTGGTTTCGCCCTCTCAGCGGCTACCTTCCCATCATACACACTTGCAACAGTCTATTGGCAAATAGTCCCGGCGCAAATCTTGCTTGCATCTGCTTGGTCATGTCTGTATGTTGGATCGCTAAAATATGTTATGGAGAGGAATGAGGAAAAGGGAACAAGTGCAGGTATGCTCCAGTCATTCCTCTCGATCTCAGCAATCATTGGAGCAGCACTTGGAGGTGTCGTTTCATTCAAATTCGGATACCACGGCTCAATGTATATCGCGACAATGCTCGCTATCAGTGGACTTATAGTATTTGCAACAAGCAATCGGATGAAAGTCCCCGCAAAGGATTAA